One genomic window of Paraburkholderia acidiphila includes the following:
- a CDS encoding PrkA family serine protein kinase produces the protein MDIYSSFATRFEKTREEEFSLEEYLALCKEDPNAYATAGERMLTAIGEPEQIDTRNDPRLSRIFANKVIKVYPAFREFYGMEDVIEQVVAYFRHAAQGLEEKKQILYLLGPVGGGKSSIAERLKQFMERVPFYSIKGSPVNESPLGLFDYDEDGPILEEQYGIPRRYLRSILSPWAVKRLHEYNGDIRKFRVVRRFPSILRQIGIAKTEPGDENNQDISSLVGKVDIRKLEQYAQDDADAYSYSGGLCLANQGLLEFVEMFKAPIKVLHPLLTATQEGNFKGTEGFGAIPFNGIILAHSNESEWKAFRNNRNNEALLDRIFVVKVPYCLRYSEEMKIYEKLLRNSSLAEAVCAPGTLKMMAQMSVLTRLQEPENSSLFSKMQVYDGENLKDTDPKAKSYQEYRDFAGVDEGMNGVSTRFAFKILSRVFNFDSTEVAANPVHLMYVLEQQIEREQFPPETEQKYLSFVKDVLASRYAEFIGKEIQTAYLESYSEYGQNIFDRYVTYADFWIQDQEFRDHDTGESFDRAALNAELEKIEKPAGISNPKDFRNEIVNFVLRARAANAGKNPAWISYEKLRVVIEKKMFSNTEELLPVISFNAKGSAEEQRKHEDFVNRMVAKGYTPKQVRLLCDWYLRVRKSS, from the coding sequence ATGGATATCTACAGCAGCTTCGCGACCCGCTTCGAAAAAACGCGAGAGGAGGAGTTCTCGCTCGAGGAGTATCTCGCGCTCTGCAAGGAAGATCCCAATGCGTACGCCACGGCTGGCGAACGCATGCTGACGGCAATCGGCGAACCCGAACAGATCGACACCCGCAACGATCCGCGCCTGTCGCGCATCTTTGCGAACAAGGTCATCAAGGTGTATCCCGCATTCCGCGAGTTCTATGGCATGGAAGACGTGATCGAGCAGGTCGTCGCGTACTTCCGCCATGCGGCGCAAGGACTCGAAGAGAAGAAGCAGATTCTCTATCTGCTCGGACCGGTGGGCGGCGGCAAGTCCTCCATCGCCGAGCGTCTGAAGCAGTTCATGGAGCGCGTGCCGTTCTATTCGATCAAGGGCTCGCCCGTGAACGAATCTCCACTAGGGCTTTTCGACTACGACGAAGACGGTCCGATACTCGAAGAGCAATACGGCATACCTCGCCGTTACCTGCGGAGCATCCTGAGCCCGTGGGCGGTGAAGCGCCTGCACGAATATAACGGCGACATCCGCAAGTTCCGCGTGGTGCGCCGCTTCCCCTCCATCCTGCGCCAGATCGGCATTGCGAAAACGGAACCTGGTGACGAGAACAATCAGGACATCTCGTCGCTCGTCGGCAAGGTGGACATCCGCAAGCTCGAGCAATACGCACAGGACGACGCGGACGCGTACAGCTACTCCGGTGGTCTGTGTCTCGCGAATCAGGGCTTGCTCGAATTCGTCGAAATGTTCAAGGCGCCAATCAAGGTGCTGCACCCGCTGCTTACGGCCACACAAGAGGGGAACTTCAAGGGTACTGAAGGATTCGGCGCGATCCCGTTCAACGGCATCATCCTCGCGCACTCGAACGAGTCGGAGTGGAAGGCGTTCCGCAACAACCGCAACAACGAAGCACTGCTCGATCGTATTTTCGTGGTGAAGGTGCCGTACTGCCTGCGCTACTCGGAAGAGATGAAGATCTACGAGAAGCTGCTGCGCAATTCGTCGCTGGCCGAAGCGGTATGCGCACCGGGCACGCTCAAGATGATGGCGCAGATGTCGGTGCTCACGCGCTTGCAGGAGCCGGAGAACTCCAGCCTCTTCTCGAAGATGCAGGTGTACGACGGCGAAAACCTCAAGGACACCGATCCAAAAGCGAAGTCATACCAGGAGTACCGCGATTTCGCGGGCGTCGACGAAGGCATGAACGGGGTCTCCACGCGCTTCGCGTTCAAGATCCTCTCGCGCGTGTTCAACTTCGATTCGACCGAAGTGGCCGCGAATCCGGTGCACCTCATGTACGTGCTCGAACAGCAGATCGAGCGCGAGCAGTTCCCGCCGGAAACCGAGCAGAAGTATCTGTCGTTCGTGAAGGACGTGCTGGCCTCGCGTTATGCGGAGTTCATCGGCAAGGAGATTCAGACTGCTTACCTCGAGTCGTATTCCGAGTACGGGCAGAACATCTTCGACCGCTATGTCACGTACGCCGACTTCTGGATTCAGGATCAGGAGTTCCGCGACCACGACACGGGCGAGAGCTTCGACCGCGCGGCGTTGAACGCCGAACTCGAGAAGATCGAGAAGCCCGCGGGCATCAGCAACCCGAAGGACTTCCGCAACGAGATCGTGAACTTCGTGCTGCGTGCGCGTGCAGCCAATGCCGGCAAGAACCCGGCGTGGATCAGCTACGAGAAGTTGCGCGTGGTGATCGAAAAGAAAATGTTTTCGAACACGGAAGAACTTTTGCCGGTTATCTCGTTCAATGCGAAAGGATCGGCGGAAGAGCAGCGCAAGCACGAGGACTTCGTCAATCGCATGGTGGCGAAGGGCTATACGCCGAAGCAGGTCCGGTTGCTCTGCGACTGGTATCTGCGGGTGCGCAAGTCGTCGTGA
- a CDS encoding SpoVR family protein, producing MTTRHLHNEARGYQPERRKTSGHEKGHHGEHGDERKPDHREDAEAPGPAAGAARHKEHGLAQQREVQMNVADKRPLPCPSDWTFELIEEYDTHISHVAEQYELDVYPIQLELISAEQMMDAYASVGMPVNYRHWSFGKHFLSTEKSYRRGQMGLAYEIVINSNPCIAYLMEENTMTMQALVIAHAAYGHNSFFKGNYLFRLWTDAHAIIDYLVYAKNYIAECEERFGLDRVEELLDSCHALMNYGVDRYKRPQKLSLEREAALRREREAYLQSQVNELWRTLPKQQMPVAEETDERFPPEPQENLLYFAEKNAPLLEPWEREVIRIVRKIGQYFYPQRQTQVMNEGWATFWHYTLLNTLYAQGKLEDGFMMEFLHSHSNVIYQPPVTKPYYSGINPYALGFSMMSDIRRICENPTEEDRKWFPELAGSPWLKALHYAMRNFKDESFVAQYLSPHLIREMRLFSVLDDDMRDALEVSAIHDDSGYQYVRQALSRQYDMHHREPNIQVWSVNTRGDRSLTLRHFMSDNRHLSGDTDEVLRHMARLWQFDVFLESVDENGTVRKRYECRYMPPPIRV from the coding sequence ATGACGACACGCCACCTGCACAATGAGGCGCGCGGCTACCAGCCGGAGCGCCGCAAGACGAGCGGCCACGAAAAAGGGCATCATGGCGAACACGGTGACGAGCGCAAGCCCGATCATCGCGAAGACGCCGAAGCGCCCGGACCTGCCGCCGGGGCTGCTCGCCACAAGGAGCATGGGCTCGCCCAGCAAAGGGAAGTGCAAATGAACGTAGCCGACAAACGGCCGTTGCCGTGCCCCTCCGACTGGACCTTCGAACTCATCGAGGAGTACGACACACATATCTCGCATGTTGCAGAGCAATACGAACTGGACGTCTACCCCATCCAGCTCGAATTGATCAGCGCCGAGCAGATGATGGACGCCTATGCGTCCGTCGGCATGCCGGTGAACTACCGTCACTGGTCGTTCGGCAAGCACTTTCTCTCCACCGAAAAGAGTTATCGCCGCGGCCAGATGGGTCTCGCGTACGAGATCGTCATCAACTCCAATCCCTGCATTGCGTATCTCATGGAAGAGAACACCATGACGATGCAGGCGCTCGTGATCGCGCACGCCGCGTACGGGCACAACTCGTTCTTCAAGGGCAACTATCTGTTCCGGTTATGGACAGATGCGCACGCCATCATCGACTACCTCGTCTACGCGAAGAATTACATCGCCGAATGCGAGGAGCGATTCGGTCTGGACCGCGTGGAGGAGTTGCTCGACTCGTGCCACGCGCTCATGAATTACGGCGTGGATCGTTACAAGCGGCCGCAAAAGCTGTCTCTCGAGCGCGAGGCGGCACTGCGCCGGGAACGCGAGGCTTATCTGCAGTCCCAGGTGAATGAGCTGTGGCGCACGCTGCCCAAGCAGCAAATGCCCGTTGCGGAGGAAACCGACGAGCGCTTTCCGCCCGAGCCGCAGGAAAACCTGCTGTATTTCGCCGAAAAGAACGCGCCGTTGCTCGAACCGTGGGAGCGGGAAGTCATCCGCATCGTGCGCAAGATCGGGCAGTACTTCTACCCGCAGCGGCAAACCCAGGTCATGAACGAAGGCTGGGCCACGTTCTGGCATTACACGCTGCTCAACACGCTCTATGCGCAGGGCAAGCTCGAAGACGGCTTCATGATGGAGTTCCTGCATTCGCACAGCAACGTGATCTATCAGCCGCCGGTGACGAAGCCGTATTACAGCGGCATCAATCCGTATGCGCTCGGGTTTTCGATGATGAGCGACATTCGCCGTATCTGCGAGAACCCCACGGAGGAGGACCGCAAGTGGTTTCCTGAGCTGGCCGGCAGTCCGTGGCTCAAGGCGCTGCACTATGCGATGCGCAACTTCAAGGACGAGAGTTTCGTGGCGCAATATCTGTCGCCGCATCTGATCCGCGAAATGCGGCTCTTCTCGGTGCTCGACGACGACATGCGCGACGCGCTCGAAGTCTCGGCCATCCACGACGACAGCGGCTATCAGTACGTGCGCCAGGCGCTTTCGCGTCAGTACGACATGCATCACCGCGAGCCGAATATCCAGGTGTGGTCGGTGAACACGCGCGGCGATCGCAGCCTCACGCTGCGTCACTTCATGAGCGATAACCGCCATCTTTCGGGCGACACCGACGAAGTGTTGCGCCACATGGCGCGCCTCTGGCAGTTCGACGTGTTCCTCGAAAGCGTGGACGAAAACGGCACGGTCCGAAAACGCTACGAATGCCGTTATATGCCGCCGCCGATTCGGGTCTAG
- a CDS encoding SulP family inorganic anion transporter, which yields MAFELFRGVRPLSRASAWRDALAGVQLASMNVPQLLGYARIAGMPAVTGLYTGFLPLVAFALFGASRHLVVAADSATATIFASRLTTMAAPSSAEYVALAGMTALLTAVLLLIARVFRLGFLADFLSRTVLAGFLTGVGVQVGVAMLGDMLGIAVNSRRTVLQIKQIVTQLGTIHWATLAIAVVVVASILVFKKVRPRWPVPLVAVVGSIAASAMLNFAGHGISVIGPVQGGLPRIAFPAVDWFQMIDLLQVAASCFVIIVAQSAATSRAFAERYGERTDEDANLLGLAAANAAASFSGAFVVNGSLTQTAMADQAGARSQFAQLVFAGVVLVVLLFFSRLLQYLPHCVLAAIVFTIAVGLVNIRQLIDIRRESPGEFRLAVTTALAVVVIGVENGILIAIGLSLLRHVRHSYRPHTMVLVPNEEGHWLPEPAQAGQLTAPGLIVYRFGADLFYANDHLFVDELRALIDRAPTPVHCVVVDAGAITDLDYSAGRAVIDLCSELGERGVKVIFGRVNRYLLSDMDRHGITPIVGRANIFPTLHEALAAVRPDLESRTDT from the coding sequence ATGGCGTTTGAACTCTTTCGCGGCGTGCGGCCGCTTTCTCGCGCGTCTGCATGGCGCGACGCGCTCGCCGGTGTGCAGCTTGCCTCGATGAACGTGCCGCAGCTGCTTGGCTACGCACGCATCGCGGGCATGCCTGCCGTCACCGGTTTGTACACGGGCTTTCTGCCGCTCGTTGCTTTCGCGCTCTTTGGCGCGTCGCGTCACCTCGTGGTCGCTGCCGACTCCGCCACGGCCACGATTTTCGCGAGCCGCCTTACGACCATGGCTGCGCCTTCGAGCGCCGAATATGTCGCGCTCGCGGGCATGACGGCCTTGCTCACGGCTGTGTTGTTGTTGATCGCACGCGTGTTTCGTCTCGGTTTTCTCGCGGACTTCCTTTCGCGCACCGTGCTCGCAGGTTTTCTCACCGGCGTGGGCGTGCAGGTGGGGGTGGCGATGCTCGGCGACATGCTTGGCATTGCTGTCAATTCACGCCGCACGGTCCTGCAGATCAAGCAGATCGTCACGCAACTGGGCACGATTCACTGGGCGACGCTTGCCATCGCCGTGGTTGTCGTGGCTTCGATCCTGGTCTTCAAGAAGGTCCGGCCGCGCTGGCCCGTGCCCCTCGTCGCCGTGGTGGGGAGCATCGCCGCGAGCGCCATGCTGAACTTCGCGGGTCACGGCATTTCCGTGATCGGTCCGGTGCAGGGCGGCTTGCCGCGCATCGCCTTTCCCGCCGTCGACTGGTTCCAGATGATCGACCTGCTGCAGGTGGCGGCGTCGTGCTTCGTCATCATCGTCGCGCAAAGCGCCGCCACGAGCCGCGCATTTGCCGAGCGCTACGGCGAGCGCACCGACGAGGACGCCAATCTGCTCGGCCTCGCGGCGGCCAATGCGGCGGCTTCGTTCAGCGGCGCTTTCGTCGTCAACGGCAGCCTCACGCAAACCGCCATGGCCGATCAGGCCGGCGCGCGCAGCCAGTTCGCGCAGCTTGTGTTTGCGGGCGTCGTGCTCGTCGTCTTGCTGTTCTTCAGCCGCCTGCTGCAGTACCTGCCGCACTGCGTGCTGGCCGCGATCGTCTTCACGATTGCCGTGGGGCTCGTGAACATTCGCCAGCTAATCGATATTCGCCGCGAAAGTCCCGGCGAATTCCGGCTTGCGGTGACCACAGCGCTCGCCGTTGTCGTGATCGGCGTGGAGAACGGTATCCTCATCGCCATCGGCCTGTCTTTGCTGCGCCACGTGCGGCATAGCTACCGGCCGCACACCATGGTGCTCGTGCCGAACGAGGAGGGGCACTGGCTGCCCGAACCCGCGCAAGCAGGGCAGCTCACGGCGCCAGGGTTGATCGTCTATCGCTTCGGCGCCGACCTGTTCTATGCGAACGACCATCTGTTCGTCGACGAACTGCGCGCGCTGATCGATCGGGCGCCGACGCCGGTACATTGCGTGGTCGTGGATGCGGGTGCGATTACCGATCTCGATTATTCCGCGGGGCGCGCCGTAATCGACCTTTGCTCGGAACTCGGGGAGCGCGGCGTCAAGGTGATTTTCGGGCGCGTGAACCGCTACTTGCTGTCGGACATGGATCGGCACGGCATCACCCCCATCGTGGGGCGTGCGAACATCTTCCCAACGCTGCACGAAGCGCTCGCGGCGGTGCGCCCCGATCTGGAGTCGCGCACGGATACGTGA
- a CDS encoding YeaH/YhbH family protein — protein sequence MLHQIIDRRLAGKNKSIANRERFLRRVKNYIRHAVSEAVRDRSIKDIQSNQSITIPRKDIAEPSFRHGPGGKREMVHPGNEDYIRGDRIPRPQGGGGGGGSQASNEGEGQDDFVFELSREEFMQYFFDDLELPRLVKTHLMAVPTWKSIRAGWAAEGTPNNIDVVRSLRSALGRRIALGAPLVNELHELEEQLEVLKADPADRREEIALLEEQIHHLRGRIWRIPFIDPFDLRYVNRVKQPQPSSQAVMFCLMDVSGSMDEQRKDLSKRFFILLYLFLKRNYEKIEVVFIRHHTRAEEVDEDTFFHSTESGGTVVSSALELMKKVIEDRYSPSDWNIYGAQASDGDNWTDDSPKCRKILADDILPQVRYFAYIQVTPEEQNLWLEYAQLALTEPHLAMKKVDTAADIYPVFRELFEKQVEHS from the coding sequence GTGCTTCATCAAATCATCGACCGCAGGCTAGCCGGAAAGAACAAGAGTATTGCCAATCGCGAGCGCTTTTTGCGCCGTGTGAAGAACTATATTCGTCACGCCGTCTCGGAAGCGGTGCGTGACCGCAGCATCAAAGATATTCAGAGTAATCAGAGCATCACCATTCCGCGCAAGGACATTGCGGAGCCGTCGTTCCGGCACGGCCCCGGCGGCAAGCGCGAAATGGTCCACCCAGGCAACGAGGACTACATTCGCGGCGACCGCATTCCGCGCCCACAGGGCGGCGGGGGCGGAGGCGGCAGCCAGGCGAGCAACGAGGGCGAAGGTCAGGACGACTTCGTGTTCGAACTCTCGCGCGAAGAGTTCATGCAGTACTTCTTCGACGACCTCGAACTGCCGCGCCTCGTCAAAACCCATCTCATGGCCGTGCCTACGTGGAAGAGCATCCGCGCGGGCTGGGCCGCCGAGGGCACGCCAAACAACATCGACGTCGTAAGGTCGCTGCGCAGCGCGCTTGGCCGGCGTATCGCGCTCGGCGCACCGCTCGTGAACGAACTGCACGAACTCGAAGAGCAACTCGAAGTGCTCAAGGCCGACCCGGCCGACCGGCGCGAAGAAATCGCGTTGCTCGAAGAGCAGATTCATCACCTGCGCGGACGCATCTGGCGCATTCCGTTCATCGACCCGTTCGATCTGCGTTACGTGAATCGCGTGAAGCAGCCGCAACCGTCGAGCCAGGCCGTGATGTTCTGCCTGATGGACGTGTCGGGCTCGATGGACGAGCAGCGCAAGGACCTGTCCAAGCGCTTCTTCATCCTGCTGTACCTGTTCCTCAAGCGCAATTACGAAAAGATCGAGGTGGTCTTCATACGCCACCACACGCGCGCCGAGGAAGTGGACGAGGACACCTTCTTTCATTCCACCGAAAGCGGCGGCACGGTGGTGTCGAGCGCGCTGGAGCTGATGAAAAAAGTGATCGAGGACCGTTATTCGCCAAGCGACTGGAACATTTATGGCGCACAGGCTTCCGACGGCGACAATTGGACTGACGATTCACCCAAATGCCGCAAGATCCTCGCGGATGACATACTGCCTCAGGTGCGCTATTTTGCGTATATTCAGGTGACACCGGAGGAGCAGAACCTCTGGCTTGAATACGCGCAGCTCGCACTCACCGAACCGCATCTGGCGATGAAGAAAGTCGACACCGCGGCGGACATCTACCCGGTGTTCCGGGAGCTTTTCGAAAAGCAGGTGGAGCACTCATGA